Proteins encoded together in one Pseudomonadota bacterium window:
- the glmM gene encoding phosphoglucosamine mutase, producing the protein MSKAFFGTDGIRGRTNAGVMTAAMAMRIGMAAGKHFQRGAHRHRVIIGKDTRLSGYMMESALVAGFTSVGMDVILVGPMPTPAIALLAREMRADLGVMISASHNPYEDNGIKLFGPDGFKLSDEDELRIEALMQEEPVLASAPDIGRARRIDDARGRYIHAVKKSLPDHIRLDGLTIVVDCAHGAAYQVAPSAFWELGAKVIAMGVSPNGKNINDNVGSTHISALQQRVVAEGADIGIALDGDADRLIVVDEKGEQVDGDQIMALIATGWARDGRLKNSTVVATVMSNLGLERFLAEQGLRLKRTKVGDRYVLEEMRRGDFNVGGEQSGHMILLDHGTTGDGTTAALQVLAELVQSGKPASELLHIFDRVPQLLKNVRFGGGKPLEDDRVKAAIAEAEDEMGADGRFVIRASGTEPVIRVMAEGDDAAQVELLVNRLCGVIEEVAA; encoded by the coding sequence GTGAGCAAGGCTTTTTTCGGAACTGACGGGATCAGGGGACGGACCAATGCCGGGGTGATGACCGCCGCTATGGCGATGCGCATCGGCATGGCAGCGGGCAAGCATTTCCAGCGCGGTGCGCATCGGCACCGGGTGATCATCGGTAAGGATACACGGCTTTCCGGCTATATGATGGAATCGGCGCTGGTCGCCGGTTTCACCAGTGTCGGCATGGATGTGATCCTGGTCGGGCCGATGCCGACCCCGGCCATTGCGCTCCTCGCGCGCGAGATGCGCGCTGATCTGGGGGTGATGATCTCGGCCAGCCACAACCCCTATGAGGATAATGGCATCAAGCTGTTCGGCCCCGATGGTTTCAAGCTGTCGGATGAGGATGAACTGCGTATCGAAGCGCTGATGCAGGAAGAGCCGGTGCTGGCATCGGCGCCCGATATCGGACGTGCGCGGCGGATCGACGATGCCCGCGGCCGCTATATCCATGCGGTGAAGAAATCACTGCCCGATCATATCCGGCTCGATGGCCTCACCATCGTGGTCGATTGCGCGCATGGTGCCGCCTATCAGGTGGCGCCCTCGGCCTTTTGGGAGCTGGGTGCGAAGGTCATCGCCATGGGGGTGTCGCCCAATGGCAAGAATATCAACGACAATGTCGGTTCGACCCACATATCGGCATTGCAGCAGCGGGTAGTCGCCGAAGGTGCGGATATCGGCATTGCGCTCGATGGTGATGCCGACCGGCTGATTGTGGTCGACGAGAAGGGCGAGCAGGTCGATGGAGACCAGATTATGGCGCTGATCGCCACTGGCTGGGCGCGTGACGGACGGCTGAAGAACAGCACCGTGGTGGCGACAGTAATGTCCAATCTTGGGCTCGAGCGTTTTCTTGCCGAACAGGGATTGCGGCTGAAGCGTACCAAGGTCGGTGACCGCTATGTGCTGGAAGAGATGCGCCGCGGCGATTTCAATGTCGGCGGTGAGCAGTCGGGGCATATGATTCTGCTCGACCATGGCACCACCGGTGATGGCACTACGGCAGCGCTGCAAGTACTGGCCGAACTGGTACAGTCGGGCAAGCCGGCAAGCGAGTTGTTGCACATATTCGATCGCGTGCCGCAGCTGCTGAAAAATGTCCGCTTTGGCGGCGGCAAACCACTTGAGGATGACCGTGTGAAAGCCGCCATTGCCGAGGCTGAGGACGAAATGGGTGCCGATGGTCGCTTCGTTATCCGCGCCTCGGGCACTGAACCGGTGATCCGGGTGATGGCCGAGGGGGACGATGCGGCACAGGTCGAGTTGCTGGTCAACCGGCTATGCGGTGTGATCGAAGAGGTTGCTGCCTGA
- the thiD gene encoding bifunctional hydroxymethylpyrimidine kinase/phosphomethylpyrimidine kinase, which produces MQPVRVLSIAGSDSGGGAGIQADIKTITMMGGHAMTAITALTAQNSQGVSAIAPTDPDMVAAQIDVVTGDIGVDAIKIGMLGSATIAAVVADRLEKLPKMPVVFDPVMVATSGAALADDDTIAAFDRLLALATVTTPNLPELEILGGEAAMRGKCRALLIKGGHGAHGAPEDLPVVAGPDIDLLEDRLVTDSGQAAMLGKRIATPHTHGTGCTLSSAIAVGLGQGHELFDAVMIARDFVRLALHDAPDLVDDNGPMGHQTVRNDAVLPGPLFNQVTLDCTNYDASVTFYTELGLTHIVDDPPSYARFEAPNGATLSLHEAEMVSASAALYFEFPDVDKAVEKLRKNGWAFDGNPEHKSWKWREAWTTDPSGHRICLYHAGENRRYPPWRIGWNIAT; this is translated from the coding sequence ATGCAGCCTGTCCGGGTGCTGAGCATTGCCGGGTCGGACAGCGGCGGCGGCGCGGGCATTCAGGCAGATATCAAGACCATCACCATGATGGGCGGCCATGCGATGACCGCGATTACCGCACTGACGGCGCAGAACTCACAAGGCGTTTCCGCGATAGCGCCGACCGATCCTGACATGGTGGCGGCGCAGATCGATGTAGTGACCGGCGATATCGGCGTCGATGCGATCAAAATCGGCATGCTCGGCAGCGCCACCATTGCCGCAGTCGTGGCTGACCGGCTGGAGAAATTGCCCAAAATGCCTGTGGTGTTCGATCCGGTCATGGTCGCGACCAGCGGGGCCGCACTGGCTGATGATGACACTATTGCGGCGTTTGACAGGCTGCTGGCGCTGGCAACCGTTACCACGCCCAATCTGCCTGAACTTGAGATACTGGGTGGTGAGGCCGCTATGCGAGGCAAATGCAGGGCGCTGCTGATCAAGGGCGGGCATGGAGCGCATGGCGCACCCGAAGACCTTCCGGTTGTTGCCGGGCCGGACATCGACCTGCTTGAGGACCGGCTGGTTACTGATAGCGGTCAGGCAGCGATGTTGGGCAAGCGGATCGCAACCCCGCACACACATGGCACTGGATGCACCCTGTCGAGCGCCATCGCGGTCGGTTTGGGGCAGGGGCATGAGCTGTTTGACGCCGTTATGATAGCGCGCGACTTTGTCCGTCTCGCGTTGCACGATGCACCCGATCTGGTCGACGATAACGGCCCGATGGGGCATCAGACGGTACGCAATGATGCGGTGCTGCCGGGGCCGCTGTTCAATCAGGTGACGCTCGATTGTACCAATTATGATGCTTCGGTCACCTTCTACACCGAACTGGGCCTGACCCATATTGTCGATGACCCGCCGAGCTATGCCCGGTTCGAGGCACCCAATGGCGCGACACTCTCGCTGCATGAAGCAGAGATGGTGTCGGCATCCGCAGCGCTCTATTTCGAATTTCCCGATGTGGACAAGGCTGTGGAGAAGCTGCGCAAAAACGGGTGGGCATTTGATGGGAACCCTGAGCACAAGTCGTGGAAATGGCGCGAAGCCTGGACCACCGACCCTTCGGGCCATCGTATCTGCCTCTATCATGCCGGGGAAAACCGTCGCTATCCGCCCTGGCGCATTGGGTGGAATATCGCGACATGA
- a CDS encoding superoxide dismutase: MAFTLPDLPFDKNAFGDVMSARTFDFHHGKHHNAYIGKANDAIAGTDHDGKKLSEVIIAAKESGNQGLFNNSAQIWNHSFFWHCLSPENVAMPTTLADRIAADFGSVDGFKDAFKAEAAGHFGSGWGWLVLNGDKLEITSLHDADSPVAHEGMKPLLTLDVWEHAYYIDYQNARPNYLDTVMDKAINWEFVAQNLDGEGVSRADQG; the protein is encoded by the coding sequence ATGGCCTTTACCCTTCCAGACCTGCCGTTCGACAAAAACGCCTTTGGCGATGTCATGTCGGCGCGTACATTCGACTTCCACCATGGCAAGCATCACAATGCCTATATCGGCAAGGCCAATGACGCGATTGCCGGAACCGATCATGACGGCAAGAAGCTTTCCGAGGTCATCATCGCCGCCAAGGAAAGCGGCAATCAGGGTCTGTTTAACAACAGCGCCCAGATCTGGAACCACAGTTTCTTCTGGCATTGCCTGAGCCCGGAAAATGTCGCCATGCCGACGACGCTCGCCGACCGCATCGCCGCCGATTTCGGCTCGGTCGACGGCTTCAAGGACGCGTTCAAGGCCGAGGCTGCGGGCCATTTCGGCTCAGGCTGGGGCTGGCTGGTGCTCAACGGCGACAAGCTGGAAATCACCTCGCTGCACGATGCCGACAGCCCGGTGGCGCATGAGGGCATGAAGCCGCTGCTGACCCTCGATGTGTGGGAGCATGCCTATTATATCGACTACCAGAATGCCCGCCCCAACTATCTCGACACGGTGATGGACAAGGCGATCAACTGGGAATTCGTCGCCCAGAATCTCGACGGCGAAGGTGTCTCGCGCGCCGATCAGGGCTGA